In Duganella zoogloeoides, a single genomic region encodes these proteins:
- a CDS encoding TonB-dependent receptor: MSTHRFVLRSAVPSLIALAVASAFPLSSALAAEAAAVAAAVAEQGAEQDASAAGTAAPAARNQLETVIVTAQRRAENIRDVPMSIATVKGDKLDVLTSGAADIRFLSGRTPSVSIESDYGRTFPRFYIRGLGNTDFDLNASQPVGLVMDDIVMENAMLKGFPVFDVDQVEVLRGPQGTLFGRNSPAGVIKFDSAKPVFKTEGYLQLGIGSFSAKTAEGVFNMPVSDTVALRFSGTSQHRDNRVHNTNPTAGKGTQDFEGYGDQAFRLQALVQPNKDFSALFNVHARNYHGNAALFRANIIKKGTNDLVDGFDYGSYASDGINQQDLETKGGSMRLKYTTGDITLHSITGYEKLEFYSRADVDGGYGAAFAPPSGPGYIPFPVETADVLPNHRQFSQEFRAESNYRGPLQWIAGLFYFDESIQIDSISFNSFAPGNPQNANYAVQFQDTKSYAAFGSLNYTVSDQFKVRGGVRYTNDKKDFRASRVQTDGRTDFNLDDTSHNVSWDLSGTYELSKTTNLFGRVATGYRAPSMQGRLDDLTSRPSFAGAEKAVSYELGVKQDLFDRRARLSASVFNYRMKNKQLTAGNGTINMNQLINADKVTGQGIELDFQANLSDEFSMTAGYSYNDTEIKDRNLFVQHCGNNANSAPGSNGSSGCTPTNASPRPGYSSINGNPLPRAPKNQLNFTLKYSTEIGNGEFYAMTDWAYRTSYNFFLYEAPEYTAKKLTEGGVRAAYKWGNGKYEVAAFGRNITDRQVILGAIDFDNLTGIMNEPRTWGGTFKVNF; the protein is encoded by the coding sequence ATGAGCACACATCGTTTCGTCTTGCGGTCCGCCGTACCATCGCTGATCGCCCTGGCCGTGGCCAGCGCCTTCCCGCTGTCGTCGGCCCTGGCCGCCGAAGCGGCGGCCGTCGCAGCAGCCGTGGCAGAACAGGGGGCGGAACAGGACGCCAGTGCCGCCGGTACCGCTGCCCCGGCCGCCCGCAACCAGCTCGAAACCGTGATCGTCACCGCCCAGCGCCGCGCCGAGAACATCCGCGATGTGCCAATGTCGATCGCCACCGTCAAGGGCGACAAGCTCGATGTGCTCACCTCCGGCGCCGCCGACATCCGCTTCCTGTCCGGCCGCACGCCGTCGGTCAGCATCGAGTCGGACTACGGCCGCACCTTCCCGCGCTTTTACATCCGTGGTCTCGGCAACACCGACTTCGACCTGAACGCGTCGCAGCCGGTCGGCCTGGTGATGGACGACATCGTGATGGAAAACGCCATGCTCAAGGGTTTCCCGGTGTTCGACGTGGACCAGGTGGAAGTGCTGCGCGGCCCGCAGGGCACGCTGTTCGGCCGTAACTCCCCGGCCGGCGTGATCAAGTTCGACTCGGCCAAGCCGGTCTTCAAGACCGAAGGCTATCTGCAGCTGGGCATCGGCAGCTTCTCGGCCAAGACGGCCGAAGGCGTGTTCAACATGCCGGTCAGCGACACCGTGGCGCTGCGCTTCTCGGGCACCAGCCAGCACCGCGACAACCGCGTGCACAACACCAACCCCACCGCCGGCAAGGGCACCCAGGACTTCGAAGGCTATGGCGACCAGGCATTCCGCCTGCAGGCGCTGGTGCAGCCGAACAAGGACTTCTCGGCCCTGTTCAACGTCCACGCCCGTAACTACCACGGCAATGCCGCACTGTTCCGCGCCAATATCATCAAGAAGGGCACCAACGACCTGGTGGACGGCTTCGACTACGGTTCATACGCCAGCGACGGCATCAACCAGCAGGACCTGGAAACCAAGGGCGGCAGCATGCGCCTGAAGTACACCACCGGCGACATCACGCTGCACTCGATCACCGGCTACGAAAAGCTTGAGTTCTACAGCCGCGCCGACGTCGATGGCGGCTATGGCGCTGCCTTCGCGCCGCCGTCGGGCCCCGGCTACATCCCGTTCCCGGTGGAGACCGCCGACGTGCTGCCGAACCACCGCCAGTTCTCGCAGGAGTTCCGCGCCGAGTCGAACTACCGCGGCCCGCTGCAGTGGATCGCCGGCCTGTTCTACTTCGACGAGAGCATCCAGATCGACAGCATCAGCTTCAACAGCTTCGCGCCCGGCAATCCGCAGAACGCCAACTACGCGGTGCAATTCCAGGACACCAAGTCGTACGCGGCCTTCGGCTCGCTCAACTACACGGTATCGGACCAGTTCAAGGTACGCGGCGGTGTGCGCTACACCAACGACAAGAAGGACTTCCGTGCCTCGCGCGTGCAGACCGACGGCCGCACCGACTTCAACCTGGACGACACCTCGCACAACGTGAGCTGGGATTTGAGCGGTACCTATGAACTGAGCAAGACCACCAACCTGTTCGGCCGCGTGGCCACCGGCTACCGCGCACCGTCGATGCAGGGCCGACTCGACGACCTGACCAGCCGTCCATCGTTTGCCGGCGCCGAAAAAGCCGTGTCGTACGAATTGGGCGTCAAGCAGGACCTGTTCGACCGCCGCGCGCGCCTGAGCGCTTCGGTGTTCAACTACCGCATGAAGAACAAGCAGCTCACCGCCGGCAATGGCACGATCAATATGAACCAGTTGATCAACGCCGACAAGGTAACCGGGCAGGGCATCGAGCTGGACTTCCAGGCCAACCTCAGCGACGAATTCAGCATGACCGCTGGCTACAGCTACAACGACACCGAGATCAAGGACAGGAACCTGTTCGTTCAGCATTGCGGCAACAACGCCAACAGCGCGCCAGGCTCGAACGGTTCGAGCGGCTGTACGCCGACCAACGCCAGCCCGCGTCCCGGCTACTCGAGCATCAACGGCAACCCGCTGCCGCGCGCGCCGAAGAACCAGCTGAACTTCACGCTCAAGTACAGCACCGAGATCGGCAACGGCGAGTTCTACGCCATGACCGACTGGGCCTACCGCACCAGCTACAACTTCTTCCTGTACGAAGCACCTGAGTACACGGCCAAGAAGCTGACCGAAGGCGGCGTGCGCGCGGCCTACAAGTGGGGCAACGGCAAATACGAAGTGGCAGCGTTCGGCCGCAACATCACCGACCGCCAGGTGATCCTCGGTGCGATCGACTTCGACAACCTGACCGGCATCATGAACGAACCGCGCACCTGGGGCGGTACCTTCAAGGTCAATTTCTAA
- the pcp gene encoding pyroglutamyl-peptidase I: MRKIILLTGFEPFNQETINPSWEAVRALQGWSEGDFIVHARQLPCVFGQANKVLHHAVEELQPCMVIAVGQAGGRVDLSIERVAINIDDAPIADNVQRQIIDQPVVYGAPAAYFSTLPIKAIVHALREAGLPASVSQTAGTFVCNHVFYGLMHQARDWGTTMRAGFIHIPYLPQQAAAHPGTASMRLDDMVEGLRIAIRTTLAHTVDVRESGGVTH; this comes from the coding sequence ATGCGAAAAATCATCCTGTTGACGGGCTTCGAGCCGTTCAACCAGGAGACCATCAACCCATCGTGGGAAGCCGTGCGTGCCTTGCAGGGCTGGAGCGAGGGCGACTTCATCGTCCACGCGCGTCAGCTGCCGTGCGTATTCGGCCAGGCCAACAAGGTGCTGCACCACGCGGTGGAAGAGCTGCAGCCATGCATGGTGATCGCGGTGGGGCAGGCGGGTGGCCGCGTCGATCTGTCGATCGAACGCGTCGCCATCAATATCGACGATGCCCCGATTGCCGACAACGTGCAGCGCCAGATCATCGATCAACCGGTAGTGTATGGCGCGCCGGCCGCCTACTTTTCCACCTTGCCGATCAAGGCCATCGTCCACGCGCTGCGCGAGGCGGGGCTGCCGGCGTCGGTGTCGCAAACCGCCGGCACCTTCGTGTGCAACCACGTGTTCTATGGCCTGATGCACCAGGCGCGCGACTGGGGCACCACCATGCGCGCCGGCTTTATCCATATTCCGTACCTGCCGCAGCAGGCCGCCGCCCATCCGGGCACTGCCAGCATGCGGCTCGACGACATGGTGGAAGGCTTGCGCATCGCGATCCGCACCACGCTCGCCCACACCGTCGATGTGCGCGAGTCGGGTGGCGTCACTCACTGA
- a CDS encoding LysR family transcriptional regulator, which translates to MSIDLKQLKYFLAVAEEKSFSRAAERLHISQPPLSQQIMKLESELGVKLFARTTRTFELTVAGKALMSEASDLLGRMRMTIDTIRQIDRGEVGRLRVGIVGSAMWGPIPSLLEEFQTKFPRVTWTIHELGPTLQYEALRAKQVDVGFWREPRIDEDLLRQDHLRQELCFREDVCVAINEHHPLAKADAIELIDIANEPMLTLALDKSSFPRYLIQCCVDAGFQPTIFQEATEPQTLLAMVGAGLGVTLLPETTSRIGWPGVVFVPIRTNPPSANLYITYTALDDAPVVRAFLNILNPPARTDISE; encoded by the coding sequence ATGTCCATCGACCTGAAACAACTGAAATACTTCCTCGCCGTCGCAGAAGAAAAGAGTTTCAGCCGGGCGGCCGAGCGGCTGCACATATCGCAGCCGCCGCTCAGCCAGCAGATCATGAAGCTCGAGAGCGAACTCGGTGTGAAGCTGTTCGCCCGCACCACGCGCACGTTCGAGCTCACCGTGGCCGGCAAGGCGCTCATGAGCGAGGCCTCCGACCTGCTGGGCCGCATGCGCATGACCATCGACACCATCCGCCAGATCGATCGCGGCGAAGTCGGCCGGCTGCGCGTGGGCATCGTCGGTTCGGCCATGTGGGGGCCGATCCCCAGCCTGCTCGAGGAATTCCAGACCAAGTTCCCGCGCGTGACCTGGACCATCCATGAGCTGGGCCCCACCCTGCAATACGAGGCGCTGCGCGCCAAGCAGGTGGACGTGGGATTCTGGCGCGAGCCGCGCATCGACGAAGATCTGCTGCGCCAGGATCACCTGCGCCAGGAGCTGTGCTTCAGGGAGGATGTGTGTGTGGCGATCAACGAGCACCACCCGCTGGCCAAGGCCGACGCCATCGAGTTGATCGACATCGCCAACGAACCGATGCTCACGCTGGCGCTCGACAAGTCGTCGTTCCCGCGCTATTTGATCCAGTGCTGCGTGGATGCCGGCTTCCAGCCGACCATTTTCCAGGAAGCGACCGAGCCGCAAACCCTGCTGGCGATGGTAGGCGCGGGCCTGGGCGTGACGCTGCTGCCCGAAACTACCAGCCGCATCGGCTGGCCCGGCGTGGTGTTCGTACCGATCCGCACCAACCCGCCATCGGCCAATCTTTACATTACCTACACCGCGCTGGACGACGCGCCGGTAGTGCGCGCCTTCCTCAACATTCTCAATCCACCGGCCCGCACCGACATCAGTGAGTGA
- a CDS encoding pseudouridine-5'-phosphate glycosidase encodes MHQYLLFSPEVAAARAAGKAIVALESTIISHGMPYPQNVQMAREVEQIIRDGGAVPATIAIIGGKICIGLSDEQLELLGTSPDAMKVSRRDLPFVLSQSKLGATTVAATMICAELAGISVFVTGGIGGVHRGAETSFDISADLQELAQTSVAVVCAGVKSILDIGLTLEYLETHGVPVVSVGQRGFPAFFTRESGFNADFQLDTPAEQAGFIRTKWALGLKGGVVVSNPVPASEAMPKEEIDAITLQALGEADDQGVTGKNVTPFLLARIKALTAGRSLVTNIALVKNNARCGAALAVAMLAA; translated from the coding sequence ATGCATCAATACCTGCTGTTTTCTCCCGAAGTTGCCGCCGCCCGCGCTGCCGGCAAGGCCATCGTCGCACTGGAATCGACCATCATCTCGCATGGCATGCCGTATCCGCAAAACGTGCAGATGGCGCGTGAAGTGGAACAGATCATCCGCGACGGCGGCGCCGTGCCGGCCACCATCGCCATCATCGGCGGCAAGATCTGCATCGGCCTCTCCGATGAACAGTTGGAGCTGCTCGGCACCTCGCCCGACGCCATGAAAGTGAGCCGCCGCGACCTGCCGTTCGTGCTGTCGCAGTCGAAGCTGGGCGCCACCACCGTGGCCGCCACCATGATCTGCGCCGAACTGGCCGGCATTTCCGTGTTTGTCACCGGCGGCATCGGCGGCGTGCACCGTGGCGCCGAGACCAGTTTCGACATCTCGGCCGACTTGCAGGAACTGGCGCAGACGTCGGTGGCCGTGGTGTGCGCGGGCGTGAAATCGATCCTCGACATCGGCTTGACGCTCGAATACCTGGAAACCCACGGCGTGCCGGTGGTGAGCGTGGGCCAGCGCGGCTTCCCGGCGTTCTTTACCCGCGAGAGCGGCTTCAATGCCGACTTCCAGCTCGACACCCCGGCCGAGCAAGCAGGCTTCATCCGCACCAAGTGGGCACTGGGCCTGAAGGGCGGCGTGGTGGTCAGCAACCCGGTGCCCGCCAGCGAAGCGATGCCGAAAGAAGAGATCGACGCCATCACGCTGCAGGCGCTGGGCGAAGCGGATGATCAGGGCGTGACCGGCAAGAACGTCACGCCGTTCCTGCTCGCGCGCATCAAGGCGCTGACCGCAGGCCGCAGCCTGGTGACCAATATCGCGCTGGTGAAAAACAATGCGCGCTGCGGCGCCGCGCTGGCGGTGGCGATGCTCGCCGCCTGA
- a CDS encoding DUF979 domain-containing protein: MIIRLDYFYYVLGAMLLAIAVMTLRDRHNPKRYSSALFWGLYALVYLAGEELPPMAAGALMVVMALIAGFGGVALGRHGERTPQERQSSAARLGHKLLLPALAIPFVTMIGSTLLKDVQFDGRFLLDQKNLTLASLGCGSLIAVAIACALTRATPVQALRESRRLVDHLGWAVVLPHMLAVLGLLFSEAGMGKAVAHVVTSYIDMDMKLVAVAVYCLGMALFTIIIGNGFAAFPVIAGGVGVPVLVGVFDANPAVMAAIGMFSAYCGTLMTPMAANFNIVPAALLELPDKNAVIKAQVATAVPVLLANIALLYFLMNLG; the protein is encoded by the coding sequence ATGATCATCCGCCTCGACTATTTTTATTATGTGCTGGGTGCGATGCTGCTGGCGATTGCCGTGATGACGCTGCGCGACCGCCACAATCCGAAACGGTATTCGAGCGCGCTGTTCTGGGGCCTGTACGCGCTGGTGTACCTGGCCGGCGAAGAACTGCCACCCATGGCTGCCGGTGCGCTGATGGTGGTGATGGCGCTGATCGCCGGCTTCGGTGGCGTGGCGCTGGGCCGCCACGGCGAACGCACGCCGCAGGAACGGCAAAGCAGCGCTGCGCGGCTCGGTCACAAGCTGCTGCTGCCCGCGCTGGCCATCCCGTTTGTGACCATGATCGGTTCCACGCTATTAAAGGATGTGCAATTCGACGGCCGGTTCCTGCTCGACCAGAAAAATCTGACCCTGGCGAGCCTGGGCTGCGGTTCGCTGATTGCCGTCGCCATCGCCTGTGCGCTCACCCGCGCCACGCCGGTGCAGGCGCTGCGCGAATCGCGGCGGCTGGTCGATCACCTGGGCTGGGCGGTGGTGCTGCCGCACATGCTGGCGGTACTGGGCCTGCTGTTTTCCGAGGCGGGCATGGGCAAGGCGGTGGCGCACGTTGTCACATCGTACATCGACATGGACATGAAGCTGGTGGCGGTGGCCGTGTACTGCCTCGGCATGGCGCTGTTTACCATCATCATTGGGAACGGCTTTGCGGCCTTCCCGGTGATCGCTGGCGGCGTCGGGGTGCCGGTGCTGGTCGGTGTGTTCGACGCCAATCCGGCGGTGATGGCGGCGATCGGCATGTTCAGCGCCTACTGCGGCACGCTCATGACGCCGATGGCGGCCAACTTCAATATCGTGCCGGCCGCACTGCTCGAACTGCCGGACAAGAACGCCGTGATCAAGGCGCAGGTGGCCACCGCAGTGCCGGTATTACTGGCCAATATCGCGCTGCTGTACTTTCTGATGAACCTCGGATGA
- a CDS encoding DUF969 domain-containing protein — protein MNHTVNLWPLLGVAVIIVGFALRAHPVLVVVAACFVTGFAAAMDVPTLLATLGAAFIKTRNLPLILLLPLAAIGLLERYGLKEHAQASIARIKSATTGRLLIVYLAIREVSAAFGLTSIGGHPNMVRPLIAPMAEGAAEVRYPQLPDILRHRIRAMSAATDNVGLFFGEDVFVAFGAIVLMQTFLLGEGLNVDPLHIALWGIPTAVTAFIIHAWRLHRFDAQIARTMKRMAP, from the coding sequence TTGAACCATACCGTCAATCTGTGGCCGCTGCTGGGCGTGGCCGTGATCATCGTGGGCTTTGCCTTGCGCGCCCATCCCGTGCTGGTGGTGGTCGCCGCCTGTTTCGTGACCGGCTTTGCCGCCGCCATGGACGTGCCCACCCTGCTGGCCACGCTGGGCGCGGCGTTTATCAAAACCCGCAACCTGCCATTGATCCTGCTGCTGCCGCTGGCCGCCATCGGCCTGCTCGAGCGCTACGGCTTGAAGGAGCATGCGCAGGCGTCGATCGCCCGCATCAAGTCGGCCACCACCGGCCGCCTGCTGATCGTCTATCTCGCCATCCGCGAAGTGAGCGCCGCCTTCGGACTGACCAGCATCGGCGGCCACCCCAACATGGTGCGCCCGCTGATCGCGCCGATGGCCGAAGGCGCGGCCGAGGTACGCTACCCGCAGCTGCCCGATATCCTGCGCCACCGTATCCGCGCCATGTCCGCCGCCACCGACAACGTCGGCCTGTTCTTCGGCGAGGACGTGTTTGTCGCCTTCGGCGCCATCGTGCTGATGCAGACTTTCCTGCTCGGCGAGGGACTGAACGTCGATCCGCTGCACATCGCGCTGTGGGGCATTCCGACGGCGGTTACCGCCTTCATCATTCACGCATGGCGGCTGCACCGGTTCGACGCCCAGATTGCGCGCACCATGAAACGGATGGCGCCATGA
- the xapA gene encoding xanthosine phosphorylase, producing the protein MSSNSPFQAAEIVRARIPADFKPRVAMILGSGLGVLAEQMTDAVTISFNELPGFPISTVHGHAGELVVGTLAGVQVVCMKGRGHVYEGYGLGVMTSAVRTMKLLGCEMLFVTNAAGSLRTEVDAGSLVALTDHINYLPGTPMMGPNDERFGPRFFSMANAYDADLRALLHASAKEKNVPLHEGVYIAYAGPNFETPAEIRAFKTLGADVVGMSVVPEVVSARHCGLKVVGVSAITNLAEGLSPFPLSHEQTLKYAAVAATSLIEVILAFLANVGKTPQA; encoded by the coding sequence ATGTCCAGCAACTCCCCATTCCAGGCCGCCGAAATCGTCCGTGCCCGCATTCCTGCAGACTTCAAGCCACGCGTGGCGATGATCCTGGGCTCCGGCCTGGGCGTGCTGGCCGAGCAGATGACCGACGCGGTTACCATCAGCTTCAACGAGCTGCCGGGCTTCCCGATCAGCACCGTGCATGGCCACGCCGGCGAACTGGTGGTGGGCACCCTGGCGGGCGTGCAGGTGGTGTGCATGAAGGGCCGCGGCCACGTGTACGAGGGCTATGGCCTGGGCGTGATGACCAGCGCCGTGCGCACCATGAAGCTGCTGGGCTGCGAAATGCTGTTCGTGACCAATGCGGCCGGTTCGCTGCGCACCGAAGTCGATGCCGGCTCGCTGGTGGCCCTCACCGACCATATCAACTACCTGCCTGGCACCCCGATGATGGGTCCCAACGACGAGCGTTTCGGTCCGCGCTTCTTCAGCATGGCCAACGCCTACGATGCCGACCTGCGCGCGCTGCTGCACGCGTCGGCCAAGGAAAAGAACGTGCCGCTGCACGAAGGCGTGTACATCGCCTACGCCGGCCCCAACTTCGAAACCCCGGCCGAAATCCGCGCCTTCAAGACGCTGGGTGCCGACGTGGTCGGCATGTCGGTGGTGCCTGAAGTGGTGTCGGCCCGTCATTGCGGCCTGAAAGTGGTGGGCGTGTCCGCCATCACCAACCTGGCAGAGGGCCTGTCGCCGTTCCCGCTGTCGCACGAGCAAACGCTGAAATACGCAGCCGTTGCCGCCACATCGCTGATCGAAGTGATTTTGGCCTTCCTGGCCAACGTGGGCAAAACCCCGCAAGCGTAA
- a CDS encoding BMP family lipoprotein — MKLKQLSLTVAAVLVAASASAAAPKLAVVYDAGGKFDKSFNQSAFEGASRFKQETGINFIEVQASSDTQAEQVLRGLARKNLDLIASIGFAQQAAVQKVAKEFPKVRFVLIDGVAQGANVNSITFKEEEGSYLVGVAGAMASKSKKLGFIGGIDIPLIRTFACGYTQGAKAVNPKIDVFSNMVGTTAAAWNDPAKGGELARSQFDRGVDVVFAVAGGSGMGTLQTAKEKGKLAIGVDSNQNALYPGSILTSMVKRVDNAVYDSFTQVKNGTWKAGVTAKGLKEGGVDWALDASNRKLITPEIEKRVLGARKDIIDGKVKVIDIRSGAACPV, encoded by the coding sequence ATGAAACTTAAACAACTTAGTTTGACGGTTGCAGCCGTGTTGGTCGCTGCCAGCGCGTCCGCAGCGGCCCCAAAACTGGCCGTCGTGTATGACGCCGGCGGCAAGTTCGACAAATCGTTTAACCAGTCCGCATTCGAAGGCGCCTCGCGCTTCAAGCAGGAAACCGGTATCAACTTTATCGAGGTGCAAGCCTCCAGCGACACCCAGGCCGAACAGGTGCTGCGTGGCCTGGCCCGCAAGAACCTGGACCTGATCGCTTCGATCGGCTTCGCCCAGCAGGCCGCCGTGCAGAAGGTCGCCAAGGAATTCCCGAAAGTGCGTTTCGTGCTGATCGACGGTGTGGCGCAAGGCGCCAACGTCAACTCGATCACGTTTAAGGAAGAAGAAGGTTCGTACCTGGTCGGCGTGGCCGGCGCCATGGCGTCGAAATCGAAAAAGCTCGGCTTCATCGGCGGCATCGACATTCCGCTGATCCGCACCTTCGCCTGCGGCTACACGCAGGGCGCCAAGGCCGTCAATCCGAAGATCGACGTGTTCTCCAACATGGTGGGCACCACTGCCGCCGCCTGGAACGATCCGGCCAAGGGCGGCGAACTGGCGCGCTCGCAGTTCGACCGTGGCGTGGACGTGGTATTCGCCGTGGCCGGCGGTTCGGGCATGGGCACGCTGCAAACGGCCAAGGAAAAAGGCAAGCTGGCGATCGGCGTCGATTCGAACCAGAATGCGCTGTATCCGGGCTCGATCCTGACGTCGATGGTCAAGCGCGTGGACAACGCCGTGTACGACTCGTTTACGCAGGTGAAGAACGGCACCTGGAAGGCCGGCGTCACCGCCAAGGGCCTCAAGGAAGGCGGCGTCGATTGGGCGCTCGATGCGAGCAACCGCAAGCTGATCACCCCGGAGATCGAAAAGCGCGTACTGGGCGCCCGCAAGGACATCATCGACGGCAAGGTCAAGGTGATCGACATCCGTTCGGGCGCGGCCTGCCCGGTCTGA
- a CDS encoding carbohydrate kinase: protein MNELSKKEQLYQLIHANPFISQQDLAADLGLSRSAVAGHIASLIRERRLLGRAYVLPAPREQRPVVCIGAANVDRKLRTIAALQAGTSNPATASEAYGGVARNIAENLARLHTPVALLTALGDDGAGRALQDHAQATGIDTRGSLALANTASGTYTAILDAEGELHVALADMALYDQLTPEFLASRAPQRAAAALTVADLNLPRDTVAALIDSARADAAGAPLVLVAVSQPKMARLPHDLHGVRLLILNRAELETLAGRPLPTEADVRAACAEVQQRGARDVIVTCGSQGVFHTRAGQLVWLAAHQVKVVDVTGAGDAFSAAVCWSLVQEQDSADLTLACRRGLALAAVTVQSASTVAPLPDAGLLDNISDTDAAHDPGHAAPLYTNA from the coding sequence GTGAACGAACTCTCGAAGAAGGAACAGCTGTACCAGCTGATCCACGCCAATCCCTTCATCTCGCAGCAGGACCTGGCGGCGGACCTGGGCCTGTCGCGCTCCGCCGTGGCCGGCCATATCGCCAGCCTGATCCGCGAGCGGCGTCTGCTCGGCCGCGCCTACGTGCTGCCGGCGCCGCGCGAGCAGCGCCCGGTGGTGTGCATCGGCGCGGCCAACGTGGACCGCAAACTGCGCACCATCGCTGCCCTGCAAGCCGGTACCTCGAATCCCGCCACCGCCTCGGAAGCCTATGGCGGCGTGGCGCGCAATATCGCCGAGAACCTGGCGCGCCTGCACACCCCGGTGGCGCTGCTGACCGCCCTCGGCGACGACGGCGCCGGCCGCGCGCTGCAAGACCATGCGCAGGCCACCGGGATCGACACGCGCGGCAGCCTGGCGCTGGCCAATACCGCCAGCGGCACCTACACCGCCATCCTCGACGCCGAGGGCGAACTGCACGTGGCCCTGGCCGACATGGCGCTGTACGACCAGCTGACGCCCGAATTTCTGGCCAGCCGCGCGCCGCAACGCGCCGCCGCCGCGCTCACGGTCGCGGACCTGAACCTGCCACGCGACACGGTGGCCGCGCTGATCGACAGCGCCCGTGCCGACGCCGCTGGCGCACCGCTGGTTCTTGTCGCCGTCTCGCAGCCCAAGATGGCGCGCCTGCCGCACGACCTGCACGGCGTGCGCCTGCTGATCCTCAACCGCGCCGAACTCGAAACCCTGGCCGGCCGCCCGCTCCCCACCGAAGCCGACGTGCGCGCCGCCTGCGCCGAGGTGCAGCAACGCGGCGCGCGCGACGTCATCGTTACCTGCGGCAGCCAGGGCGTGTTCCACACCCGCGCCGGCCAGCTGGTGTGGCTTGCCGCGCACCAGGTAAAAGTGGTCGATGTAACCGGCGCCGGCGATGCCTTCTCCGCCGCCGTCTGCTGGTCGCTGGTGCAGGAACAAGACAGTGCCGACCTGACCCTGGCCTGCCGGCGTGGCCTGGCGCTGGCCGCCGTCACCGTGCAAAGCGCCAGCACCGTGGCGCCGCTGCCCGATGCCGGCCTGCTCGACAACATCTCCGATACCGATGCGGCGCACGACCCCGGCCATGCCGCGCCGCTCTATACCAACGCATAA